The following is a genomic window from Salinibacterium sp. UTAS2018.
TCACCGCGAAGGGGGTGAAGCGTGTTCTGCTCACGGCCCCCGGCAAGGGCGACATCAAGAACATCGTCTACGGTCTGAACCACGACACGATCGCGGATAGCGACACGATTCTCTCGGCAGCGTCGTGCACGACGAACGCGATCTCGCCGGTGCTCAAAGCCATCAGCGATCTTTACGGCATCGAGCACGGGCACGTGGAAACCGTGCACTCGTACACGAACGATCAGAACCTCACCGATAACTTTCACTCGGGTGACCGCCGCGGACGCTCGGCTCCGATGAACATGGTCATCACCGAGACGGGTGCCGCGAAGGCAGTCGCAAAGGCTGTTCCAGAGCTTGCTGGATTGCTTACCGGCAGCGCCATCCGGGTTCCGACCCCCAACGTGTCGATGGCGATTCTCAACCTCAACCTCGCGACCGAGACGACGCGGGAAGAAGTGAACCGCTACCTCCGCGGGCTCTCGCTGGACTCGACGCTTCAGCAGCAGATCGACTTCATTGATTCGCCCGAGGTTGTGTCGAGCGACTTCATCGGTTCGCATCGCGCGGGCATCGTTGATGGGCTCGCCACGATCAGTTCGGGCAAGCATCTGGTGCTGTACGTCTGGTACGACAACGAGTTCGGCTACACGAGCCAGGTGGTGCGCGTGATCGAGCATATGGCGCAAACTCACCCGCAAATTATTCCCGAACGCGCCGCAGTCGGGGCATAATTTCTCGAACTGTAACCGGGTTTCCTGGCCGCGTCACGCTGTGAGCGTAACAATGGAAAGTTCTCAGACTTCGCGTGTAAATATCGTGGCATGAACGAATCCGCACTCCCCGTCATTGACCTCTCGCTACTTGACGGCGGCCCCGAATCGGCCGCCAAATTCCGGGATGATTTGCTGTGTGCGACCCACGATGTGGGGTTCTTCTACCTTGTCGGCCACGGCGTCGAAGAATCGTTGATGGATGATCTGCTCGCGGCATCCCGTGAGTTCTTCGCTTTGTCGGCCGAACAGAAGCTTGCGGTCGAGAACGTCAACAGCCCGCAGTTTCGTGGGTACACCCGCGTGGGCGGCGAGCTGACCGAGGGCAAGACCGACTGGCGCGAACAGATCGACGTTGGCCCCGAGCGCGACGTCATCGACAACGCTGCGGGGCTCGCTGACTACTGGCGTCTTGAAGGTCCGAACCAGTGGCCGGATGCCGTGCCTCAGCTTCGCGAGTTGGTCAACGAATGGAACGACAAACTCAGCGCCGTCTCGCTGCGCCTGCTGCGCGCGTGGGCCCAGGCTCTTGGCGCCCCGGAGGATGTGTTCGACCACGCCTTCGCTGACAAGCCGTTCCCGCAGCTCAAGATCGTGCGGTATCCCGGTGAGTCCAACCCCGAGCCCAAGCAGGGCGTAGGAGCTCACCGCGATGGCGGCGTTCTCACACTGCTCATGGTGGAGCCCGGCAAGGGCGGTCTGCAGGTCGACTTCCAAGGCGAGTGGGTGGATGTTCCACCCAAGCCGGGTGCGTTCGTCGTGAACATTGGTGAGATGCTTGAGCTCGCGACCGAGGGGTACCTCAAGGCGACGCTGCACCGCGTGATCTCGCCACTCATCGGCGACGACCGCATTTCGATTCCGTTCTTCTTCAACCCGGCTCTCGACACCGTGATGCCGCAGTTGCAGTTGCCGCCCGAGCTCGCCGCTCAAGCACGCGGACTCTCGCTCGACCCCACGAATAGCCCGATCCTCGAAACCTACGGAGACAATGCGCTCCGCTACCGAATGCGGGCGCACCCCAACGTTGCCCAGATTCATCACGATGATCTGATCCAGGGCCCGCGGGGTGCTATCTAAGGCCACTCGCCGGCGCTATTCGCTGACATGACTTAGATGCGGCTCACCCTCGCGGGTGGGCCGCATTTGTCGTTGTGGGGTGTGGGCATCGTCTAGCGCATTGCCGCCCCCGGGCGTTTGGTATATCGTTTGATCACGAGTTTTACCGTCTATGAGAGCCGGAGCACCCCGTGTCGCAGTTTCCTGAACGTGAGCCAGCCGAGGCGTACACTCTCGCGCTCCCCGAGCATCCGCGCCCGATCGTCATGATTGGCGCCGGCGGAATTGTGAAAGACGCGCACCTTCCGGCCTACCGCAAAGCGGGTTTCAAGGTGTGGGGGATCGTGAACCGCACGGCGGCCAAGGCTCAGGTTCTCGCCGACGAGTTCGGCATCCCGAATGTCTTCACCTCGCTGTCGGATGCCGTAGCCGCGGCTCCGAAAGACGCCGTCTACGATCTCGCGCTCATGCCCGAGCAGTATGCAGCGGTGCTCGACCAGCTGCCCGATGGCGCGGCTGTGCTCATCCAGAAGCCGTTTGGGCAGAACCTGGCCGAAGCGCGCGTGCTGCTCGAGATCTGTCACCGCAAGAATCTTGTTGCTGCCGTCAACACGCAACTGCGGTTTGCGCCGTACATTGCGGCCGCTCGCACGCTCATCGCCGAGGGGGCGATCGGCGAGCTTTATGACCTGGAGATCCGTATCGCCACCGAGACGCCGTGGGAGATCTTCCCTCACGTGCTGGGCATCGAGCGTCTCGAACTCAACATGCACAGCGTGCACTATCTGGATCTGGTGCGCTCGTTCCTGGGCGACCCCGACAGTGTGAGCGCGGCGACGGTGCGGCATCCGGCCAAGCCTCAAGTCTCGAACACGCGCTCGACGATCATTATGCGGTATCGCGACCGCCCACTGCGGGTCACGATCAGCACCAACCACGACCACGGATTCGGGGGCGAGTTCGAAGAAGCCTTCGTCAAATGGGAGGGCACCAAGGGCGCCATTCGCGCGCAGCTGGGCCTCATGCTCGACTACCCGCGCGGCGGTCCCGACGCTCTCGCCATCGCGTACACCGATAAGCCTGAGCTGGGCTGGCAGGCGGTGCCGTTTGAGGGCAGCTGGTTCCCGGATGCCTTCATCGGTTCGATGAGCGCGCTGCAGCGTTTTCTCGAGGGCTCAGTGTCTGAACTTCCGACCTCGGTCGACGATGTCATGCACACCATGGCGGTTGTCGAGGCCGGTTATGAATCACAAGAGCGTGAAGGTATCGCGCTGGCAACGAAGGAGAACACTCAGTGAGATTCGCGCGACTCGGGCCGGTTGGCTCAGAAATCCCCGTTGTGCTCGATGAAGGTGGCGCCTTCAATCTGACATCGATCACCGCCGACATCAACGGAGCCTTCTTCGCCAGCGGTGGCGTCGCCGCTGCACGTGCCGCGCTCGACGCGGGCACCCTGTCGGCTGTCGAAACCGAGGGTGTGCGGGTGGGCGCGCCCATCGCTCGCCCCGGCAAAATCGTGTGCGTCGGCCTCAACTACAGCGACCACGCCGAAGAAACTGGCGCGACGCTGCCCGACGAACCCGTCATCTTCATGAAGGACCCGAGCACGATGGTCGGCCCCTTCGATGACGTATTCATCCCGCGCACGAGCGAGAAGACCGACTGGGAGGTCGAGCTCGGCGTCGTGATCGGCGCTACTGCTCGCTACCTTGAGTCCCCGGATGACGCTGCCGCCGTCATTGCCGGTTACGCCGTGTCGCACGACGTTTCCGAGCGCGCCTTCCAACTTGAACGTGGCGGAACCTGGGACAAAGGAAAGAGCTGCGAGACTTTCAATCCGTTCGGGCCTGAGCTGGTCACCGCCGACGAGGTGGCCGACCCTCAAACCTTGGGCTTGCGCCTGTGGGTGAACGGTGTCGAACGCCAGAATGGCACTACCGCGAACATGGCCTTCGGCGTAAACCACATCATTTGGTACCTGAGCCAGTTCATGGTGCTGCAGCCCGGCGACGTCATCAACACGGGCACTCCCGCCGGTGTCGCCATGGGCATCGAGGGTCAGCCTTACCTGCGTGCTGGCGACGTCGTTGAACTCGAGATCGACGGCCTCGGTCGCGCGCGCCAGACCTTGGTGCAGGCATGAGTGCCGAGTTCGACGGCCTCGTCGCTGTCGTGACGGGAGGAGCGTCCGGTATCGGCCTCGCTTCGGCCCTCGCGCTAGCAGAGCGTGGTGCCACGGTTGCCGTGCTCGACCTCAACACTGAGGGGTTGGACGCTCGCCTCCACGGCTTCACCGCTGATGTGTCAGATCGGGCCTCCGTCGACGCCGCCGTTGCTGCGGCCGCCGAGAAGTTGGGCGGCATCGACATTGTCGTGAACAACGCCGGCATCAGCGCGGTCGGAACCGTCGAAGAGAACGACGACGCCGAGTGGGCGCGCGTTCTCAACATCAACGTCATCGGCATGGCGCGGGTGTCGGCAGCGGCCATGCCCTGGCTTCGCAAGTCTGAACATGCCGCGATCGTGAACCTCTGCTCCATCGCCGCCCTCAACGGTCTCCCGCAGCGCGCGCTCTACGGCGCTTCCAAGGGTGCGGTGCTCGCCCTGACCTACGCGATGGCAACCGATCATGTGGCGGATGGTGTGCGCGTCAACGCGGTCAGCCCCGGAACAGTCTCCACCCCGTTCGTCGAGCGGATGCTGCAGAGCTTCGACGATCCGGTCAAGGAGCGTGCTGCTCTGGATGCCCGCCAAGCCACCGGACGCATGGTCACCCCCGAAGAAGTTGCCGGCGCCGTCGCATACTTGGCAAGCCCGCTCTCCGGCTCAACGACGGGCACCGCGCTCGAAGTGGATGGCGGTGTGGCGCACCTTCGCGTCAGAAAATAGGCGCTCGCGGCGTCCATCTGGCAAAAGTGTCATGGGGAGGCCGAAACCGCTGGTATAGTTTTCTGGTTGGCGAAAGTCATCGAGATGCGCCCGTAGCTCAGCGGATAGAGCAATTGACTACGGATCAATAGGCCGGGGGTTCAAATCCCTCCGGGCGCACCAAATAAAACAGTCCTGATCAGCACTTCCTCGTGGAGTGCCGTCAGGCCTGTTTTTCTTTTGCCCACACTTTGCCCACACTTCAGAAAGTTTTGGGTCGGGTTGCGGTCGAACTGGCCCCGCTCAGAAGCCAGCGTTCTCCTGGATTGAAGCAGGCGATGCGTAGTTGACCTATTGACCTCTTATCGAGGGGCTGCGCGTTCAGCCGCCCTCGATGGCATCGGCGAAGATCAGAACTCCTTTCGCGAGGCTCCCACCGGACTATTTCAACAATTGGGTTTCGTCAGGCTGGAATCTGTATCCCATTCCGGACTCAGTCAACAGGTATCTAGGGTTGCTTGGATCGGGTTCAAGTTTCTTGCGCAATTGCGAAATGTAGAGCCTGAGATAACCAGTGTCGGTGATGTGCTCAGACCCCCAAATCTCGGTGAGCAGGCTTTGCCGAGTGACGAGCTTGCCTGCATTGCGTACCAGGATTTCGAGAACCTGCCACTCTGTCGGAGTCAGTCGGATGCGTTCTGACGATGCTGCGGTCGGGCTGGTGACGCTTTTTGCCGCGAGATCGATGACCTTGTCCCCGATGTGTGTCACGAGTGTGTGATCCGGGCGAGGAACGCGTCGCGTGAGTGCACGGATACGGGCGAGAAGCTCGTCGATTGAAAATGGTTTCATCACGTAGTCATCAGCTCCCGCATCGAGAGCCTCGACTTTGTCGGCTGCCCCACTACGCCCAGAGACGACGAGGATCGGTGCCTGAGTCCATCCGCGGAGTGCCTCGATCACTTGGATGCCGTCCAGCTGTGGCATCCCAAGATCGATCATGAAAATGTCGAGGTGGTGTTGAATGGCGGCGTTAACGGCGTCGATTCCATTTCCAGCCGTGATGACTTCATAACCCCGCGCTGAAAGTGTTATTCGCAGTGCGCGAAGGATCTGCGGGTCGTCGTCGGCGATAAGGATCTTCATGAGGATTCCGCCATGCCTGGACGGTATACAGGAAGCTCGACCACCATCGTCAGCCCGCCTCCTGGAGTGTCTTCGGCTTCAATAGTGCCGCCCATGCCTTCTGTGAAACCCTTAGAAAGAGCGAGGCCCAAGCCGAGGCCTGTCGTGTTGTCGTTGTCGCCCAATCGCTGGAACGGGGCAAACACCTCTTCTCGGCGTTCGGGAGCGATACCGGAACCGTGATCTATGACGCGGATCTGCACCATCTCGTTAAACGTACTGGTCGCCAATCTCACTTGTGAGCCCTCAGAGGCAAATTCTGTGGCATTGGCGAGAAGGTTCACGATGACCCGTTGAAGAAGTCCGGCATCCGCGAGAACAGGCGGTAAGTCTTTCGCAATATCGAGCTCAACGTCGTCGGGGCCGAGCCCTAACTCGTCGAGGGACGGAATAATGACATCCTCGGTCTCCGTTGGCTGCAGCGAGATCGCGAGCACACCCGCTTGGAGTCGGCTGACATCCAGGAGGTTCGTGACGAGAGTGGAGAGGGTCCCCAAACTTTCGTCTGCTGTGGCAAGCAACTCCTGGCGGTCAGGCTCTGAAATTGAGATGTCGGTCGCTCGCAGACCAGTTACTGCTGCGGTGGCAGCGGCTAGTGGTCGACGAAGGTCATGGCCGACCGCTGAGAGGAGAGCGCTTCTCACTCTGTCGCTTTCGGCGAGAGAGCCGACTTCGTTCGCTGTCTCGGACAAAGATGAATGCTCAAGCATCGCGTCGATTTGAGCTGCGATGACGACGACGAGGCGGCGCTCAGATGCGGCCAAATTTCTACCGAAGAGATTAAGAAATGCGCGGTCTCCCACCGGAACTGTCGTCTGTTGATCGCCGCGAGCAGCTTCACCAGCGAAATTGATCACGGTGTCACCGACAACGAGGCGAACACAGCTGAGGTTGAACGCCTCCCGGGTGCGATTCACGAAAGCGTCCAGCGCACTCTCGCCTCGCAGGACATTGCCAGCGATGGAGAGAAGAAGCTCCGATTCTGCGGATGCCCGCTGCGCAAAGCGAAAACGCCGGGCGGCTTGATCAACCACGTAGCTGACGAGAATTGCGTTCACCACGTACAGCACGAGCGCCAGCATGTGAAGCGGCTTATCAACAGTGATTGTGTGGAGAGGTTCCACGAAGAAGAAATCGAGTGTGATCCCCGAGAGCACGGCGGCGAAGAGCGCGGGCCATATGCCGCCGATGAGTGCAACGACAACCACCAGAAATTGGTAGGAAAGTACGTCGCTTATGAGGGAATCCGAGCTTCGGAGGGTCGCTAACAACCAAGTAAGAAGCGGCCCGCCCACTACTGCGAATAGCAGTCCAGTGATTCGACGCGCCATCGTGAGCGAACCGGTGAGGCGAGGAAGCGCGAGGCGCCCTCCCGCGGCAGAGTGCGTGACAATATGCACATCGATGTCGCCCGACTCGCGGATTACCGTTGCCCCAATACCCGGACCACTGAGAGCAGCCTGGAGGCGGCTTCTGCGACTGACGCCGATGACTAGTTGCGTCGCGTTGACGCTTTTCGCGAAATCGACCAGAGCGCGGGGGACGTCATCCCCAATAATCTCATTGAGAGTGCCCCCGAGTTTTTCGACAAGTGCACGTTGTCGGGCGATGGCGTGTGGATCTGTGCCGCGCAAACCGTCTTGGCGTGCGACGTGCACCGCGAGAAGCTCTCCGCCGGAAGAGCGGGCGGCAATTCGTGCTCCACGCCGGAGAAGAGTGTCTCCCTCGTGGCCACCGGTGAGCGCAACGACGACCCTCTCCCGCGCTTCCCACTTGCTGTCGATTCCCTTCTCCGCACGGTAGCTCTTGAGCTCACTGTCGACTTCGTCGGCCAGCCACAGCAGCGCGAGTTCGCGAAGCGCGGTTAAATTGCCGAGGCGAAAGTAGTTAGAAAGTGCGGCGTCGATGCGCTCCGCGGGGTATACCCGTCCGGCCGTCAGGCGATCACGAAGTGCCTGCGGTGCGAGATCAATAACTTCGATCTGGTCGGCGGAACGCAGCACGGCGTCCGGGATCGACTCACGCTGTGGAGCGCCAGTGATCTGTTTCACCACATCATTGAGGGATTCGATGTGCTGGATGTTCACAGTCGACATGACGTCGATTCCCGCATCCAGCAGAGCTTCCACATCTTGCCACCGCTTCTCGTGAACGGCACCCGGGGCATTGGTGTGGGCAAGCTCATCTACCAAGGCGATCTCGGGGTTGCGTTCGATAACGGCGTTGAGATCCATTTCGTTGAGGTCCACGCCGCGATGAGCGACGACCTCGCGAGGCACAATCTCGAGCCCGTGCACCATCGCGGCGGTGCCGGCTCGACCGTGCGTTTCTACAACGGCCACCACAACATCTTTGCCCTCATCGAAGAGGCGCTTGCCCTCTTCGAGCATTGTGTAAGTTTTTCCAACGCCGGGAGCGGCTCCAAGGAGTACCCGGAGTCGCCCCCGTTTCATTACGACTAACCTCCGAGCGCGTCGAGCATGATGTTGAGCTGGAGAACGTTGACGGTGGGTTCTCCCAGATATCCAAGATCTCTGTTCTGGATCTTACTCTGCACGAGTTTTTCCACT
Proteins encoded in this region:
- a CDS encoding Gfo/Idh/MocA family protein, whose translation is MSQFPEREPAEAYTLALPEHPRPIVMIGAGGIVKDAHLPAYRKAGFKVWGIVNRTAAKAQVLADEFGIPNVFTSLSDAVAAAPKDAVYDLALMPEQYAAVLDQLPDGAAVLIQKPFGQNLAEARVLLEICHRKNLVAAVNTQLRFAPYIAAARTLIAEGAIGELYDLEIRIATETPWEIFPHVLGIERLELNMHSVHYLDLVRSFLGDPDSVSAATVRHPAKPQVSNTRSTIIMRYRDRPLRVTISTNHDHGFGGEFEEAFVKWEGTKGAIRAQLGLMLDYPRGGPDALAIAYTDKPELGWQAVPFEGSWFPDAFIGSMSALQRFLEGSVSELPTSVDDVMHTMAVVEAGYESQEREGIALATKENTQ
- a CDS encoding SDR family NAD(P)-dependent oxidoreductase, with translation MSAEFDGLVAVVTGGASGIGLASALALAERGATVAVLDLNTEGLDARLHGFTADVSDRASVDAAVAAAAEKLGGIDIVVNNAGISAVGTVEENDDAEWARVLNINVIGMARVSAAAMPWLRKSEHAAIVNLCSIAALNGLPQRALYGASKGAVLALTYAMATDHVADGVRVNAVSPGTVSTPFVERMLQSFDDPVKERAALDARQATGRMVTPEEVAGAVAYLASPLSGSTTGTALEVDGGVAHLRVRK
- a CDS encoding response regulator, translating into MKILIADDDPQILRALRITLSARGYEVITAGNGIDAVNAAIQHHLDIFMIDLGMPQLDGIQVIEALRGWTQAPILVVSGRSGAADKVEALDAGADDYVMKPFSIDELLARIRALTRRVPRPDHTLVTHIGDKVIDLAAKSVTSPTAASSERIRLTPTEWQVLEILVRNAGKLVTRQSLLTEIWGSEHITDTGYLRLYISQLRKKLEPDPSNPRYLLTESGMGYRFQPDETQLLK
- a CDS encoding ATP-binding protein, whose amino-acid sequence is MKRGRLRVLLGAAPGVGKTYTMLEEGKRLFDEGKDVVVAVVETHGRAGTAAMVHGLEIVPREVVAHRGVDLNEMDLNAVIERNPEIALVDELAHTNAPGAVHEKRWQDVEALLDAGIDVMSTVNIQHIESLNDVVKQITGAPQRESIPDAVLRSADQIEVIDLAPQALRDRLTAGRVYPAERIDAALSNYFRLGNLTALRELALLWLADEVDSELKSYRAEKGIDSKWEARERVVVALTGGHEGDTLLRRGARIAARSSGGELLAVHVARQDGLRGTDPHAIARQRALVEKLGGTLNEIIGDDVPRALVDFAKSVNATQLVIGVSRRSRLQAALSGPGIGATVIRESGDIDVHIVTHSAAGGRLALPRLTGSLTMARRITGLLFAVVGGPLLTWLLATLRSSDSLISDVLSYQFLVVVVALIGGIWPALFAAVLSGITLDFFFVEPLHTITVDKPLHMLALVLYVVNAILVSYVVDQAARRFRFAQRASAESELLLSIAGNVLRGESALDAFVNRTREAFNLSCVRLVVGDTVINFAGEAARGDQQTTVPVGDRAFLNLFGRNLAASERRLVVVIAAQIDAMLEHSSLSETANEVGSLAESDRVRSALLSAVGHDLRRPLAAATAAVTGLRATDISISEPDRQELLATADESLGTLSTLVTNLLDVSRLQAGVLAISLQPTETEDVIIPSLDELGLGPDDVELDIAKDLPPVLADAGLLQRVIVNLLANATEFASEGSQVRLATSTFNEMVQIRVIDHGSGIAPERREEVFAPFQRLGDNDNTTGLGLGLALSKGFTEGMGGTIEAEDTPGGGLTMVVELPVYRPGMAESS
- a CDS encoding isopenicillin N synthase family oxygenase, whose protein sequence is MNESALPVIDLSLLDGGPESAAKFRDDLLCATHDVGFFYLVGHGVEESLMDDLLAASREFFALSAEQKLAVENVNSPQFRGYTRVGGELTEGKTDWREQIDVGPERDVIDNAAGLADYWRLEGPNQWPDAVPQLRELVNEWNDKLSAVSLRLLRAWAQALGAPEDVFDHAFADKPFPQLKIVRYPGESNPEPKQGVGAHRDGGVLTLLMVEPGKGGLQVDFQGEWVDVPPKPGAFVVNIGEMLELATEGYLKATLHRVISPLIGDDRISIPFFFNPALDTVMPQLQLPPELAAQARGLSLDPTNSPILETYGDNALRYRMRAHPNVAQIHHDDLIQGPRGAI
- a CDS encoding fumarylacetoacetate hydrolase family protein, with protein sequence MRFARLGPVGSEIPVVLDEGGAFNLTSITADINGAFFASGGVAAARAALDAGTLSAVETEGVRVGAPIARPGKIVCVGLNYSDHAEETGATLPDEPVIFMKDPSTMVGPFDDVFIPRTSEKTDWEVELGVVIGATARYLESPDDAAAVIAGYAVSHDVSERAFQLERGGTWDKGKSCETFNPFGPELVTADEVADPQTLGLRLWVNGVERQNGTTANMAFGVNHIIWYLSQFMVLQPGDVINTGTPAGVAMGIEGQPYLRAGDVVELEIDGLGRARQTLVQA